One stretch of Streptomyces sp. NBC_00443 DNA includes these proteins:
- a CDS encoding S1 family peptidase, translating into MKHRRIPKRRAAVAGAGIAALVAAGVTLQSANASETPEPSAPKTLSVGAAGKLASTLAKDLGADAAGTYYDAQTKSLVVNVLDEVAANAVEAAGAKARVVENSLAELKSARTTLKQDATIPGTAWVTDPATNKVVVTADRTVSKAEWTTLGKVVDGLGATVELKRSKGEFKPFIAGGDAITDGSGRCSLGFNVVKGGEPFFLTAGHCTEGITNWSDSEGNALGTNETSSFPDNDYGLVKYTGEVDHPSEVNLYNGSTQAISGAAEATVGMEVTRSGSTTQVHDGKVTGLDATVNYGNGDIVNGLIQTDVCAEPGDSGGSLFSGDKAIGLTSGGSGDCTSGGETFFQPVTEALSATGTEIG; encoded by the coding sequence TTGAAGCATCGACGCATACCCAAGCGGCGTGCAGCCGTGGCAGGTGCGGGCATCGCCGCACTGGTTGCCGCGGGAGTGACCTTGCAGAGTGCGAACGCGAGTGAGACACCTGAGCCGTCCGCGCCGAAGACCCTCTCGGTCGGCGCGGCCGGAAAGCTCGCCTCGACGCTCGCCAAGGACCTCGGCGCCGACGCCGCCGGTACCTACTACGATGCGCAGACCAAGAGCCTTGTCGTGAACGTCCTCGACGAGGTCGCCGCCAACGCCGTCGAGGCGGCCGGCGCCAAGGCCAGAGTCGTCGAGAACTCGCTCGCCGAGCTGAAGAGCGCCCGTACGACGCTCAAGCAGGACGCGACCATCCCCGGCACCGCCTGGGTGACGGACCCGGCGACCAACAAGGTTGTCGTCACCGCCGACCGCACGGTCTCCAAGGCCGAGTGGACCACGCTCGGCAAGGTCGTCGACGGGCTGGGTGCCACGGTCGAACTCAAGCGGTCGAAGGGGGAGTTCAAGCCCTTCATCGCGGGTGGTGACGCCATCACCGACGGCAGCGGCCGTTGCTCGCTCGGCTTCAACGTCGTCAAGGGCGGCGAGCCGTTCTTCCTGACCGCCGGGCACTGCACCGAGGGCATCACGAACTGGTCGGACTCCGAGGGCAACGCGCTCGGCACCAACGAGACGTCCAGCTTCCCGGACAACGACTACGGGCTGGTGAAGTACACCGGCGAGGTCGACCACCCGAGCGAGGTCAACCTCTACAACGGCTCCACGCAGGCCATCAGTGGTGCCGCCGAGGCCACCGTCGGCATGGAGGTCACCCGGAGCGGGTCGACCACCCAGGTGCACGACGGCAAGGTCACCGGGCTGGACGCCACCGTGAACTACGGCAACGGTGACATCGTCAACGGGCTGATCCAGACCGACGTCTGCGCCGAGCCCGGCGACAGTGGCGGCTCGCTGTTCTCCGGCGACAAGGCGATCGGGCTCACCTCCGGGGGCAGCGGTGACTGCACCTCCGGTGGGGAGACGTTCTTCCAGCCGGTGACCGAGGCGCTGTCGGCCACGGGTACTGAGATCGGCTGA
- a CDS encoding DUF1684 domain-containing protein: MTPDSVDAWQQWHEHRVASVSAPYGPLALTGTHWLEDFPQRRLPDIPGAWAADGDEVVLSAAEADGLTLDGQPFEGVVGLVADPGPASGARVAYGERRLVVLRRDGAWGVRDFDPAAEARRAFRGIEATPYDPRWSVPGHFTPYGEDRIVRVENVDGRRRGLGLGGKLGFALDGQEFALQVTVEGDGSLWAVFADVTSDSSYRFRFLRPAAPDADGRTTVDFNRALLPPCAFADHFVCPFPPPGNTLGLAIPAGERNLR, encoded by the coding sequence ATGACCCCGGACTCGGTCGACGCCTGGCAGCAGTGGCACGAGCATCGCGTCGCGTCGGTTTCGGCGCCCTACGGGCCGCTCGCACTGACCGGGACCCACTGGCTGGAGGACTTTCCGCAGAGGCGACTTCCGGACATCCCTGGGGCATGGGCCGCAGACGGTGACGAGGTCGTCCTCTCGGCCGCCGAGGCGGACGGGCTGACCTTGGACGGGCAGCCCTTCGAGGGTGTGGTCGGGCTGGTGGCCGATCCGGGGCCCGCGAGCGGGGCGCGCGTGGCGTACGGGGAGCGCCGGCTGGTCGTGTTGAGGCGCGACGGGGCGTGGGGCGTACGCGACTTCGACCCCGCCGCCGAGGCGCGCCGGGCGTTCCGGGGCATCGAGGCCACGCCGTACGATCCGCGCTGGTCGGTGCCAGGGCACTTCACGCCGTACGGCGAGGACCGGATCGTGCGGGTCGAGAACGTCGACGGGCGTCGGCGCGGGCTCGGGCTCGGCGGAAAACTGGGGTTCGCCCTGGACGGGCAGGAGTTCGCGCTTCAGGTCACCGTCGAGGGCGACGGTTCGCTGTGGGCCGTCTTCGCCGATGTGACCAGCGACAGCAGTTACCGCTTCCGTTTCCTGCGGCCCGCCGCGCCCGACGCCGACGGCCGGACGACGGTCGACTTCAACCGTGCCCTGCTGCCGCCGTGCGCCTTCGCCGACCACTTCGTGTGCCCCTTCCCGCCGCCGGGGAACACGCTCGGACTCGCGATCCCGGCGGGGGAGCGCAACCTGCGCTGA
- a CDS encoding MFS transporter produces the protein MSGTTTAAAALRRRAAGAGANRWVVLVVLCASLLLVAVDATVLHVAVPAVTEDLRPGAIELLWIVDIYPLVCASLLILFGTLGDRVGRRRILLLGYGLFGVASGLAALAHDPQVLILARALLGVGGAMIMPATLSILRQVFPDRRERALAIGIWSAVAAVGAAVGPLLGGFLLEHFWWGSVFLVNIPLMLISLPVGRLLLPESKGDGKGPWDVVGALLAAGGLFGMVLGVKRLGGGEPVGSLFTVVPLVVGVVLLVLFVRRQRRRAYPLVDLGMFARPAFSTSVGCIVLAMLALVGLELIAAQYLQLVLGLSPLETGLRLLPLTFAAMAAGLAGARMLRRFGPRRMVCAGFCVTAVAVLLLTAMGGEDNPGLLLFGFVLLGFGLETTLFGAYESMLSEAPQEQAGGAAAIGETSYQLGAGIGIALLGSVMNAAYAPGLTDVSGVPASSSTAASHSLGEAYEVAAQLGGSAGVALRHAAQNAFVHGLHVTLLVSAGLLLLGAVMALRLPRVMQCDAPTVELPKPREVAESRVSA, from the coding sequence ATGTCCGGGACGACCACGGCTGCCGCTGCGCTGCGCCGTCGGGCGGCCGGGGCCGGTGCCAACCGCTGGGTCGTCCTCGTCGTCCTCTGTGCCAGCCTGCTGCTCGTCGCGGTCGACGCGACCGTGCTGCACGTGGCGGTGCCGGCTGTCACCGAGGACCTCAGGCCCGGCGCGATAGAGCTGCTCTGGATCGTCGACATCTATCCGCTGGTCTGCGCCTCGCTGCTGATCCTCTTCGGCACGCTCGGTGACCGGGTGGGCCGCAGACGGATCCTGCTGCTGGGGTACGGCCTCTTCGGCGTCGCCTCCGGCCTCGCGGCCCTCGCGCACGACCCACAGGTGCTGATCCTGGCCCGCGCCCTGCTCGGGGTCGGCGGCGCGATGATCATGCCCGCGACCCTGTCGATCCTGCGCCAGGTCTTCCCCGACCGGCGCGAGCGGGCCCTCGCCATCGGCATCTGGAGCGCCGTCGCCGCCGTCGGTGCGGCGGTCGGGCCGCTGCTCGGCGGCTTCCTCCTGGAGCACTTCTGGTGGGGCTCGGTCTTCCTCGTCAACATCCCGCTGATGCTGATCAGCCTTCCGGTGGGACGCCTGCTGCTGCCCGAGTCGAAGGGCGACGGCAAGGGTCCCTGGGACGTGGTCGGCGCGCTGCTCGCGGCGGGCGGGCTGTTCGGCATGGTGCTGGGCGTCAAGCGGCTCGGCGGCGGAGAGCCGGTGGGCAGCCTGTTCACCGTGGTGCCGCTGGTGGTCGGTGTGGTGCTGCTGGTGCTCTTCGTACGACGGCAGCGACGGCGGGCGTATCCGCTGGTCGACCTCGGGATGTTCGCGCGGCCCGCGTTCAGTACGTCGGTCGGGTGCATCGTGCTGGCGATGCTCGCCCTCGTGGGGCTCGAGCTGATCGCGGCGCAGTATCTGCAGCTGGTGCTGGGCCTGTCGCCACTGGAGACAGGGCTACGGCTGCTGCCGCTGACGTTCGCCGCGATGGCGGCCGGGCTGGCCGGCGCGCGGATGCTGCGGCGGTTCGGGCCGCGGCGCATGGTGTGCGCCGGGTTCTGTGTGACGGCCGTCGCGGTGCTGCTGCTGACAGCGATGGGCGGGGAGGACAACCCCGGCCTGCTGCTGTTCGGGTTCGTGCTGCTGGGCTTCGGGCTGGAGACCACGCTCTTCGGGGCGTACGAGTCGATGCTGAGCGAGGCTCCGCAGGAGCAGGCCGGCGGGGCCGCGGCGATCGGTGAGACCTCGTACCAGCTCGGCGCCGGCATCGGCATCGCCCTGCTCGGCAGCGTGATGAACGCGGCGTACGCCCCCGGGCTGACGGACGTGTCGGGTGTCCCGGCATCGTCCTCCACGGCCGCTTCGCACTCGCTGGGTGAGGCATACGAGGTCGCGGCCCAGCTGGGCGGGTCGGCAGGGGTCGCCCTGCGCCATGCGGCGCAGAACGCCTTCGTGCACGGGCTGCATGTGACGTTGCTGGTGAGCGCGGGACTGTTGCTGCTGGGCGCGGTGATGGCGTTGCGGTTGCCGCGGGTCATGCAGTGCGACGCGCCGACCGTGGAGCTGCCCAAGCCGAGAGAAGTCGCGGAGTCCCGCGTCTCCGCCTGA
- a CDS encoding phosphatase PAP2 family protein, producing the protein MRTKPKPTRLDRVFARLDREPERPAHISVPRMSRHRIVLLGATLAFYLAIVWAIVITSWLVRLDWQVMFFRPYQQWSEIHAFVDYYVVLGQRGPTAVMVAAWLGWRSWRQHTLRPLLALGVSLLLLNVTVGAAKLGMGRLGPHYATNVGSNEMWLGGDIFPSGHTANAVVTWGILAYLASTPRARRWLSALSAVTSLGVGLSTVYLGTHWLSDVLLGWAAGLLILLALPWFEPLITRSEAWIFALRDRLRERRAGTVAVPTAPVEAPVRLKPRPVAAESETAAGEAASAARSARTPVHPPVYLAPGPHTARAERTPVTPAGSRRPPHTDRVTRSTPQTAARPLTGG; encoded by the coding sequence GTGCGTACCAAACCGAAGCCCACCCGTCTGGACCGGGTGTTCGCCAGACTGGATCGTGAGCCGGAACGACCGGCACACATCAGTGTGCCGAGGATGAGCCGACACCGGATCGTGCTCCTCGGCGCGACCCTGGCCTTCTACCTGGCCATCGTGTGGGCCATCGTGATCACCTCCTGGCTGGTCCGGCTGGACTGGCAGGTCATGTTCTTCCGGCCGTATCAGCAGTGGTCGGAGATCCACGCCTTCGTCGACTACTACGTGGTGCTCGGCCAGCGCGGCCCCACCGCGGTGATGGTCGCGGCCTGGCTCGGCTGGCGCTCCTGGCGGCAGCACACGCTGCGACCGCTGCTCGCGCTCGGCGTCTCCCTGCTGCTGCTGAACGTCACCGTGGGTGCCGCCAAGCTCGGCATGGGCCGCCTCGGCCCGCACTACGCGACTAACGTCGGCTCCAACGAGATGTGGCTCGGCGGCGATATATTTCCCAGCGGCCACACCGCCAACGCCGTGGTGACCTGGGGAATCCTGGCCTATCTGGCCTCGACCCCGAGAGCGCGCCGCTGGTTGTCGGCCCTGTCGGCGGTGACCTCGCTGGGCGTCGGCCTGTCCACCGTGTACCTCGGTACGCACTGGCTGAGCGATGTGCTGCTCGGCTGGGCCGCCGGCCTGCTGATCCTGCTCGCCCTGCCGTGGTTCGAGCCGCTGATCACCCGGTCCGAGGCCTGGATCTTCGCCCTGCGCGACCGTCTGCGCGAGCGCCGGGCCGGCACTGTCGCCGTGCCGACCGCCCCCGTCGAGGCTCCGGTGCGGCTCAAGCCGCGTCCCGTGGCTGCCGAAAGCGAGACCGCGGCAGGGGAAGCGGCCTCCGCCGCCCGCTCCGCGCGCACGCCCGTCCACCCGCCCGTCTACCTGGCCCCCGGCCCGCACACGGCACGGGCGGAGCGCACCCCCGTGACCCCGGCCGGCAGCCGTCGGCCGCCGCACACGGACCGCGTCACCCGCAGCACGCCCCAGACGGCCGCCCGCCCCCTCACGGGCGGCTGA
- a CDS encoding DUF5685 family protein, producing the protein MFGIVRPCRHRLGDKLTGQWMAHLCGLCLSLRGDHGQFARIVTNYDGLLISVLTEAQAEKDGGLRRTAGPCPLRGMRTASVAQGEGARLAAAVSLVLASAKVRDHVADGDGLLARRPLALAARRVATGWGAAGARSGSAVGFDTAVLVDAVDRQVGIEALAGPGTPILAVTEPTETATAAAFAHTAILAGRPDNAEPLAEAGRLFGRLAHLLDAVEDQTADAAAGAWNPLTATGTSLAEARRLADDAVHGVRLALREAEFSDAELAHLLLVHELRRSVDRAFGTVPTCGSHQPGPYGQPHQHGHGHGQGYGQGPGAYGAPQNPYGGQNPYAGGNPYAGGGGVPGGGGGGGGGDFGGFGGGPAPQPRGRRGFWAGCGMFWLLCCTCKLCCAKEYEGPWSRKKREGCCRDCDCGDCCPCDSC; encoded by the coding sequence GTGTTCGGAATCGTCAGACCCTGTCGTCATCGGCTCGGAGACAAGCTCACCGGTCAATGGATGGCGCATTTGTGCGGGTTGTGCCTCTCGTTGCGTGGGGATCACGGTCAGTTCGCGCGGATCGTGACGAACTACGACGGGCTCCTTATCTCCGTTCTGACGGAAGCTCAAGCCGAAAAAGACGGCGGATTGCGGCGTACGGCGGGACCGTGCCCACTGCGCGGGATGCGAACCGCGTCCGTGGCGCAGGGTGAGGGCGCCCGGCTCGCCGCCGCCGTCTCGCTGGTGCTGGCCTCGGCCAAGGTGCGTGACCATGTGGCCGACGGGGACGGGCTGCTGGCCCGCAGGCCGCTGGCGCTCGCCGCTCGCCGGGTGGCCACCGGGTGGGGTGCCGCGGGCGCGCGCAGCGGCTCGGCCGTCGGGTTCGACACCGCCGTACTGGTCGACGCCGTGGACCGGCAGGTCGGCATCGAGGCGCTCGCCGGGCCCGGGACGCCGATCCTCGCGGTCACCGAACCGACCGAGACGGCGACCGCCGCCGCCTTCGCCCACACCGCGATCCTGGCCGGACGGCCCGACAACGCCGAACCGCTCGCCGAGGCCGGACGCCTCTTCGGACGGCTCGCGCACCTCCTGGATGCCGTGGAGGACCAGACGGCCGACGCCGCGGCCGGTGCGTGGAACCCACTGACGGCCACGGGGACCTCGCTCGCCGAGGCGCGGCGGCTCGCCGACGACGCCGTGCACGGGGTGCGGCTGGCGCTGCGCGAGGCCGAGTTCTCCGACGCCGAGCTCGCGCACCTGCTGCTCGTGCACGAGTTGCGGCGCTCGGTGGACCGGGCGTTCGGCACGGTGCCGACTTGTGGGTCCCATCAGCCGGGGCCGTACGGTCAGCCGCATCAGCATGGGCATGGGCACGGACAGGGATACGGGCAGGGGCCTGGGGCGTATGGGGCGCCGCAGAATCCGTACGGCGGGCAGAACCCGTACGCGGGCGGGAATCCGTACGCCGGCGGTGGGGGAGTGCCCGGCGGTGGTGGCGGTGGTGGCGGTGGTGACTTCGGCGGGTTCGGTGGTGGGCCGGCGCCCCAGCCCCGTGGGCGGCGTGGGTTCTGGGCCGGCTGCGGGATGTTCTGGCTGCTGTGCTGCACCTGCAAGCTGTGCTGTGCGAAGGAGTACGAGGGCCCGTGGTCCCGTAAGAAGCGCGAGGGCTGCTGCCGTGACTGTGACTGCGGCGACTGCTGCCCCTGCGACAGCTGCTAG
- a CDS encoding acyl-CoA dehydrogenase family protein, translating to MSASSKLPPFDPADPLGIDDLLEPEDLAIRSTVRQWAADRVLPYVADWYEKGELPEIRELARELGEIGALGMSLSGYGCAGASAVQYGLACLELEAADSGIRSLVSVQGSLAMYAIHRFGSEEQKQQWLPRMASGEVIGCFGLTEPDHGSDPASMRTYAKRDGSDWVLTGRKMWITNGSVSGVAVVWAQTDEGIRGFVLPTDSAGFSAPEIKHKLSLRASVTSELVMDDVRLPADAVLPDVVGLKGPLSCLSHARFGIVWGAMGAARSCFEAAVDYSKSREQFGRPIGGFQLTQAKLADMALELHKGILLAHHLGRRMDAGRLRPEQVSFGKLNNVREAIDICRTARTILGANGISLEYPVMRHATNLESVLTYEGTVEMHQLVLGKALTGLDAFR from the coding sequence ATGTCCGCGTCCTCGAAGTTGCCCCCGTTCGACCCCGCCGACCCCCTCGGCATCGACGACCTCCTGGAGCCCGAGGATCTGGCGATTCGGAGCACCGTGCGCCAGTGGGCCGCGGATCGGGTGCTGCCGTACGTGGCCGACTGGTACGAGAAGGGTGAGCTGCCGGAGATCCGTGAGCTCGCCCGGGAGCTCGGGGAGATCGGTGCGCTCGGGATGTCCCTGAGCGGGTACGGGTGCGCCGGCGCCTCCGCCGTGCAGTACGGGCTCGCCTGTCTGGAGCTGGAGGCCGCCGACTCCGGCATCCGGTCCCTTGTCTCGGTGCAGGGGTCCCTCGCCATGTACGCCATCCATCGCTTCGGCAGCGAGGAGCAGAAGCAGCAGTGGCTGCCGCGCATGGCCTCCGGAGAGGTCATCGGGTGCTTCGGGCTGACCGAGCCGGACCACGGGTCCGACCCGGCGTCCATGCGGACCTACGCCAAGCGTGACGGGTCCGACTGGGTGCTCACCGGGCGCAAGATGTGGATCACCAACGGGTCCGTCTCCGGCGTCGCCGTCGTGTGGGCGCAGACCGACGAGGGGATCCGCGGGTTCGTCTTGCCGACCGACAGCGCCGGGTTCTCCGCTCCGGAGATCAAGCACAAGCTGTCGCTGCGCGCCTCCGTCACCAGTGAGCTCGTCATGGACGACGTACGGCTGCCCGCGGATGCCGTGCTTCCCGATGTCGTCGGGCTGAAGGGGCCGCTCAGCTGTCTCTCGCACGCCCGGTTCGGGATCGTGTGGGGGGCCATGGGTGCGGCGCGGTCCTGTTTCGAGGCCGCTGTCGACTACTCGAAGTCGCGGGAGCAGTTCGGCCGGCCGATCGGGGGCTTCCAGCTCACCCAGGCCAAGCTCGCGGACATGGCGCTCGAACTGCACAAGGGGATTCTGCTCGCCCATCATCTGGGGCGGCGCATGGACGCCGGCCGCCTGCGTCCCGAACAGGTCAGCTTCGGCAAGCTCAACAACGTCCGCGAGGCCATCGACATCTGCCGTACGGCGCGGACGATCCTCGGTGCCAACGGGATCTCGCTCGAGTACCCCGTGATGCGGCACGCGACCAACCTCGAATCGGTGCTCACCTACGAGGGCACCGTCGAGATGCACCAGCTCGTGCTGGGCAAGGCACTCACCGGGCTCGACGCCTTCCGCTGA
- a CDS encoding mannosyltransferase family protein: MTDLAMRVAPARSEALRRAAPALLGYAAVRALGLLALALWSAVRDKDAYTLLTARWDALWYTRIAELGYGYEVRLSNGDVHSNLAFFPLLPWLERLVAEVSPLSYADGGFAVSLLASLAAAWGIFAVADHVYGRRVGVCAVLLWAVLPIGIVQSMAYSESLFTALAAWSLYAVLTGRWITAGTLALLTGLTRPVGLAVVAAVWAAAIASFVQDRRAGRTPGADVAGLPRGVAVRRVLGMLLAPLGAAGYVLWVGHRTGKGPLGYLDVQAGWRNGFDGGYAFARFVAEKFTSFPSALAGAGLLVGVGLVVWLYVVCIRQRQPLPLLVYAGVVTALALCASSYFGSKPRLLLPAFPLLLPLARSLAGLRTRRSALLVGAVAMASATYGGFWLNGSGPP, from the coding sequence GTGACCGATCTTGCGATGCGCGTGGCTCCGGCCCGTTCCGAGGCGCTGCGCCGGGCCGCCCCGGCGCTCCTCGGGTATGCGGCCGTCCGCGCCCTGGGCCTGCTCGCGCTGGCCCTGTGGAGCGCGGTGCGCGACAAGGACGCGTACACCCTGCTGACCGCCCGCTGGGACGCGCTCTGGTACACGAGGATCGCCGAGCTGGGCTACGGCTATGAGGTGCGCCTGTCCAACGGCGACGTGCACTCGAATCTCGCGTTCTTCCCGCTCCTGCCCTGGCTGGAGCGGCTGGTCGCGGAGGTGTCCCCGCTGTCGTACGCCGATGGCGGCTTCGCCGTCAGCCTGCTCGCCTCGCTCGCCGCGGCCTGGGGGATCTTCGCGGTGGCGGACCACGTGTACGGCCGCCGCGTCGGTGTCTGCGCGGTCCTGCTGTGGGCGGTCCTGCCCATCGGGATCGTGCAGTCGATGGCGTACAGCGAGTCACTCTTCACGGCGCTGGCCGCCTGGTCGCTGTACGCGGTCCTGACCGGCCGCTGGATCACGGCGGGCACCCTGGCCCTGCTGACCGGACTGACCCGCCCGGTGGGGCTGGCCGTGGTCGCGGCGGTGTGGGCGGCGGCCATCGCCTCGTTCGTACAGGACCGCAGGGCGGGCCGGACACCGGGCGCGGACGTCGCGGGACTCCCCCGCGGCGTTGCGGTGCGCCGCGTCCTCGGGATGCTGCTCGCCCCGCTCGGCGCCGCCGGCTACGTCCTGTGGGTCGGCCATCGCACCGGCAAGGGCCCGCTGGGCTATCTCGACGTCCAGGCGGGCTGGCGCAACGGTTTCGACGGCGGATACGCCTTCGCCCGGTTCGTCGCCGAGAAGTTCACGTCGTTCCCGTCGGCCCTGGCAGGGGCCGGGCTGCTGGTCGGCGTCGGCCTGGTGGTCTGGCTGTATGTCGTCTGCATACGGCAGCGCCAGCCGTTGCCGCTGCTGGTGTACGCGGGGGTCGTCACCGCACTGGCCCTGTGCGCGTCGAGCTACTTCGGCTCGAAGCCGCGGCTGCTGCTGCCCGCCTTCCCGTTGCTCCTGCCGCTCGCCCGGTCCCTCGCCGGCCTGCGTACGCGCAGGTCGGCGCTACTGGTGGGCGCTGTGGCCATGGCCTCGGCGACGTATGGGGGGTTCTGGCTGAACGGCAGCGGTCCGCCCTGA
- a CDS encoding SPFH domain-containing protein, translated as MAEELVAAGVTLASAGVVHVAAAARVVKQYERGVVFHLGKLRPQVRGAGLDDLLSNREKLNQGLELMIDSPAVEWGVTIDRVDIKDVSLPETMKRSMARQAEADRERRARVIHADAELQASKKLAEAAHQMADAPAALQLRLLQTVMAVAAEKNSTLVLPIPVELLRFLEKGTQVSAEAAGAQRAPSVEPRAAQEELPPLEPRLDSDPEGSISRQE; from the coding sequence ATGGCCGAGGAGCTGGTGGCGGCGGGAGTGACGCTCGCGTCCGCCGGTGTGGTCCATGTGGCGGCGGCCGCGCGGGTCGTCAAACAGTACGAACGGGGCGTGGTCTTCCACCTCGGGAAGCTCCGGCCCCAAGTGCGCGGGGCCGGGCTGGACGATCTGCTGTCCAACCGCGAAAAGCTCAACCAGGGGCTGGAGTTGATGATCGACAGTCCGGCGGTGGAGTGGGGCGTGACGATCGACCGGGTGGACATCAAGGACGTGTCGCTGCCCGAGACCATGAAGCGGTCGATGGCCCGGCAGGCGGAGGCCGACCGCGAGCGGCGGGCGCGGGTGATCCACGCCGACGCGGAACTCCAGGCCTCCAAGAAGCTGGCGGAGGCGGCACATCAGATGGCCGATGCGCCGGCGGCCCTTCAGCTTCGGTTGCTGCAGACGGTGATGGCGGTGGCGGCCGAGAAGAACTCCACGCTGGTTCTTCCGATTCCGGTGGAGTTGTTGCGATTTCTGGAGAAGGGGACGCAGGTGTCTGCGGAGGCTGCCGGTGCGCAGCGGGCGCCGTCCGTCGAGCCGCGGGCCGCGCAGGAGGAACTTCCGCCGCTCGAACCACGCTTGGACTCGGACCCCGAAGGGTCGATTTCGAGACAGGAGTAG
- a CDS encoding S1 family peptidase produces the protein MRIKRTTPRSGYARRTRLIAVSTGLVAAAAIAIPNATAAETPDTFSAAQLKSASGSVLKADIPGTAWAVDSKTNRVTVTVDSTVSQAELAKIKEQAGTNADALTIKRTAGKFSKFIQGGDAIYASSWRCSLGFNVQDSSGNQYFLTAGHCTDGAGTWYSNSGRTTVIGSTAGSSFPGNDYGIVRYSGSVSRPGTANGVDITRAATPSVGTTVIRDGSTTGTHSGRVTALNATVNYGGGDVVGGLIQTTVCAEPGDSGGSLYGSNGTAYGLTSGGSGNCSSGGTTFFQPVTEALSAYGVSVY, from the coding sequence GTGAGGATCAAGCGCACCACCCCCCGCAGTGGCTATGCGAGACGGACCCGGCTGATCGCCGTATCCACCGGACTCGTGGCCGCAGCCGCGATCGCGATCCCCAACGCGACCGCCGCGGAGACCCCCGACACCTTCAGCGCCGCCCAGCTCAAGAGCGCCAGCGGCTCCGTGCTGAAGGCCGACATCCCGGGCACCGCCTGGGCCGTCGACAGCAAGACCAACCGCGTCACGGTGACCGTGGACTCCACGGTCTCCCAGGCGGAGCTAGCGAAGATCAAGGAGCAGGCCGGCACCAACGCCGACGCGCTCACGATCAAGCGCACCGCCGGCAAGTTCAGCAAGTTCATCCAGGGCGGCGACGCCATCTATGCGAGTAGCTGGCGCTGCTCGCTCGGCTTCAACGTCCAGGACAGCAGCGGCAACCAGTACTTCCTGACCGCCGGCCACTGCACCGACGGTGCGGGCACCTGGTACTCCAACTCCGGCCGCACCACGGTCATCGGCTCGACCGCCGGCTCCAGCTTCCCGGGCAACGACTACGGCATCGTGCGGTACTCCGGGTCCGTCAGCCGGCCCGGCACCGCGAACGGCGTGGACATCACCCGCGCGGCCACGCCGAGCGTGGGCACCACCGTCATCCGTGACGGCTCCACCACCGGTACGCACAGCGGCCGGGTCACCGCCCTGAACGCGACCGTCAACTACGGCGGCGGCGACGTCGTCGGCGGCCTGATCCAGACCACCGTCTGCGCCGAGCCCGGCGACTCCGGCGGTTCGCTCTACGGCAGCAACGGCACCGCGTACGGTCTGACCTCCGGCGGCAGCGGCAACTGCTCCTCCGGCGGCACGACCTTCTTCCAGCCGGTGACCGAGGCCCTCAGCGCGTACGGCGTCAGCGTCTACTGA
- a CDS encoding I78 family peptidase inhibitor, whose protein sequence is MAPIPKPPAEPQDSPDTYVGLDADRAERLARDRGWSTVRSLPPGAIITMEYRSGRLNFEVRDGQVARAWKG, encoded by the coding sequence ATGGCACCCATTCCGAAACCCCCCGCCGAACCACAGGACAGCCCGGACACATATGTCGGTCTCGACGCCGACCGGGCCGAGCGCCTTGCCCGTGACCGAGGGTGGTCGACGGTGCGTTCCCTGCCCCCGGGGGCGATCATCACCATGGAATACAGGAGCGGTCGCCTGAACTTCGAGGTGCGGGACGGCCAGGTGGCGCGGGCCTGGAAGGGCTGA
- a CDS encoding cell division protein SepF yields MGSVRKASAWLGLVDDNDDERYYDDDYSEGTEPGDAWVTDPRVKVATDVAEEKGRRIGTVTPDSFRDARAIGELFRDGVPVIMNLTAMEPADAKRVVDFAAGLIFGLRGSIDRVSNRVFLLTPADTEIISGDASAHRSDGFYNQS; encoded by the coding sequence ATGGGATCGGTGCGCAAGGCGAGTGCCTGGCTGGGCCTCGTTGACGACAACGATGACGAGCGCTACTACGACGACGACTACTCCGAAGGGACCGAGCCCGGGGATGCCTGGGTCACCGACCCGAGGGTCAAGGTGGCCACGGACGTCGCCGAGGAGAAGGGCCGCCGGATCGGCACGGTCACCCCGGACAGCTTCCGGGACGCCCGCGCCATCGGCGAGCTGTTCCGGGACGGGGTCCCGGTCATCATGAACCTCACGGCCATGGAGCCGGCCGACGCCAAGCGTGTCGTCGACTTCGCGGCGGGGCTCATCTTCGGTCTGCGCGGTTCGATCGACCGCGTGTCCAACCGCGTGTTCCTGCTGACTCCGGCCGACACGGAGATCATCAGCGGGGACGCGTCGGCTCACCGTTCGGACGGCTTCTACAACCAGAGCTGA